One segment of Clostridium ljungdahlii DSM 13528 DNA contains the following:
- a CDS encoding metallophosphoesterase family protein: MKIKKFINLILIILCVCLIVGAGAFIYNAKDAYKISSDFVSIPLKFNYDDSSSTYSIQNTQVTVYGGFVKGIKNGENNVKSLVIRALSPLPTLKIQGTKSANVSIFIENVNPDFYAKSIEDSKLHMSKVTVNTLQLNIPVSHGKTIKIEPVKKNTPNNVNKYQYIILGDNRNGYDTFQKIIQQVNGEEPVFVIDNGDLVFSGKPNQYRLFDKMASKISTTLCMTLGNHDIRGNGYNTYTMLYGPSYYSFDFADSHFTFLNSVPGWAQKRAISDEQYVWLQKDLKKAQGKRIFVITHT, encoded by the coding sequence ATGAAAATAAAAAAATTTATTAATTTAATACTAATTATCTTGTGTGTATGTCTTATAGTAGGTGCTGGTGCATTTATTTATAATGCTAAAGATGCTTACAAAATTAGCAGCGACTTTGTTAGTATACCGCTTAAGTTCAATTATGATGATTCTTCTTCGACATATAGTATACAAAATACACAAGTTACTGTTTATGGTGGATTTGTTAAAGGGATTAAAAATGGGGAAAACAATGTAAAAAGTCTTGTTATTAGAGCATTATCTCCACTTCCAACATTAAAAATACAAGGAACAAAATCAGCTAATGTTTCAATCTTTATTGAAAATGTTAATCCCGATTTTTATGCGAAGAGTATTGAAGATAGTAAGCTACATATGTCAAAGGTTACCGTTAATACTTTGCAGCTTAATATTCCTGTTAGTCATGGTAAAACTATAAAAATTGAACCAGTTAAAAAAAACACGCCCAATAATGTGAATAAATATCAATATATTATTTTAGGTGATAATCGTAATGGATATGATACTTTTCAGAAAATTATTCAGCAAGTTAATGGAGAAGAACCTGTATTTGTAATAGATAATGGTGACCTTGTATTTAGTGGAAAACCTAATCAATATCGACTTTTTGACAAGATGGCATCAAAAATATCAACTACCCTATGTATGACACTAGGTAATCATGACATTCGCGGTAATGGATATAATACTTATACTATGCTGTATGGTCCGTCTTATTATTCCTTTGATTTTGCAGACAGCCATTTTACATTTTTAAATTCAGTTCCAGGATGGGCTCAAAAAAGAGCAATTTCAGATGAGCAATATGTATGGCTTCAAAAGGATTTGAAAAAAGCACAAGGTAAGCGTATTTTTGTAATTACACATACATAG
- a CDS encoding ferredoxin family protein, whose amino-acid sequence MEDTKLKVNIDDKLYLNTYNVDTLSHLAIKNQKICETCNEKTCTFICPARVYECKDGHVTVGYEGCLECGACRIACSHDNIDWNFPRGGFGIQFRLA is encoded by the coding sequence ATGGAAGATACAAAATTAAAAGTAAATATTGATGATAAGCTGTATTTAAATACTTATAATGTAGACACTCTTTCCCACTTAGCTATAAAGAATCAAAAGATATGTGAGACATGTAATGAAAAGACCTGTACTTTCATTTGCCCTGCTCGTGTTTATGAATGTAAGGATGGACATGTTACTGTTGGTTATGAAGGTTGTCTTGAATGTGGGGCATGTCGTATAGCTTGTTCTCATGATAATATTGATTGGAACTTCCCAAGGGGAGGGTTTGGTATACAGTTCAGGTTGGCATAG
- a CDS encoding FAD-dependent oxidoreductase has protein sequence MAEKFDVIVVGAGVSGLAATYVMAKEGLKVIVIEKGKYPGSKNVMGGVLYRHMMDEIIPEFWKEAPLERPIVEQNFWLLGKESAAKTGYRGMEWSKPPYNNFTVFRGKFDQWLSKKCIEAGALIVNETVVKECIVENNKVVGVRTDRPDGDIYADVVVLADGVNSLLAKNLGFHKEWRKDQVALAVMEELKLPSDKIEDRFNLDKGMGATVEMFGDGTLGMVGTAFIYTNNEHISIGCGALLSQMSERNVKPYELLEYIKQHPVIKPLIAGGEASEYYAHLIPEGGYNSIPKLVGDGVLVIGDAAQLVNGIHREGSNLGMTSGRFAAETIIQAKKLGKFNEQTLSHYQELLKESYVMKDLKKYKNASTTMEENPKFFNHYIPAANKVMSEMFTVDGVSKRDKQKLAIKHMAGGKSILSMGMDGFKIWRAMK, from the coding sequence GTGGCTGAAAAATTTGATGTTATTGTTGTAGGGGCTGGGGTTTCCGGGCTTGCAGCAACATATGTAATGGCAAAAGAAGGTCTTAAAGTTATTGTTATTGAAAAAGGTAAATACCCTGGCTCAAAAAATGTTATGGGTGGTGTATTATACCGCCACATGATGGACGAGATTATACCAGAGTTTTGGAAGGAAGCACCTCTTGAACGTCCTATTGTAGAACAAAACTTTTGGTTACTAGGTAAAGAATCCGCAGCTAAAACCGGTTATAGAGGAATGGAGTGGTCAAAGCCCCCTTATAACAACTTTACAGTTTTTAGAGGTAAGTTTGATCAGTGGCTTTCAAAAAAGTGTATAGAAGCTGGTGCATTGATTGTCAACGAGACTGTTGTAAAGGAATGTATTGTAGAAAACAATAAAGTTGTTGGAGTTAGAACAGATAGACCAGATGGAGATATTTATGCTGATGTGGTTGTTCTTGCAGATGGAGTTAATTCATTGCTAGCTAAAAACCTTGGCTTCCATAAAGAATGGCGTAAGGATCAGGTAGCCCTTGCAGTTATGGAGGAATTAAAACTGCCTTCAGATAAAATCGAAGATAGATTTAACTTAGACAAAGGTATGGGAGCAACTGTAGAAATGTTTGGTGATGGAACCTTAGGTATGGTAGGTACAGCCTTTATCTATACTAATAACGAACATATATCTATTGGCTGCGGAGCTTTGCTTTCACAGATGAGTGAAAGAAATGTTAAACCTTATGAATTATTAGAGTATATCAAGCAGCATCCTGTTATTAAGCCTTTAATTGCAGGAGGTGAAGCAAGTGAATATTATGCACACTTAATTCCAGAAGGAGGGTATAATAGTATACCTAAATTAGTAGGGGATGGAGTACTTGTAATTGGGGATGCAGCACAGCTTGTTAATGGTATTCATAGAGAAGGATCAAATCTAGGAATGACCTCTGGACGTTTTGCTGCTGAGACTATTATACAGGCTAAGAAACTAGGCAAATTCAATGAACAAACACTTTCACATTATCAGGAGCTGCTTAAAGAAAGTTATGTTATGAAAGATCTAAAAAAATATAAGAATGCATCTACAACTATGGAAGAAAATCCGAAGTTCTTTAATCATTATATACCAGCAGCTAACAAGGTGATGAGTGAAATGTTTACTGTAGATGGAGTATCAAAGAGAGACAAGCAAAAGTTAGCTATTAAACATATGGCTGGTGGAAAATCTATATTAAGTATGGGTATGGATGGATTTAAAATATGGAGGGCGATGAAATAA
- a CDS encoding FAD-binding protein, with protein MAVIITDSCIGCESCIPICPFDALGINGEGKLVASKEKCTECGKCVSVCPVSALNISGVNKKANDISKNETKEGSKASKSEKPTGDVWVFAEQLEGKLSSVTLELIGAARKLASKLEVKVCTVLLGDKVESIIPELFGYGADTIYVIDDEVFHFYRAETYNRAFCYLINKYKPEILLMGATTTGRDLAGAVATALKTGLTADCTGLDIDLEKRVLLASRPAFGGNIMATIVCEKHRPQMATVRPRVMMMPEPEVNKTGAIIRENFKIEEKCLKTWVLEIIKEQAENAKLEDAKIIVCGGRGVQNQEGFKLLEELAKVVGGVVAGSRGAVEKGLVDHKRQVGQTGQTVSPKLYFAIGISGAIQHTVGMQGAETIVCINTDSECEMMKLATYGIEGDVFEVLPKLISSFKEEITEVSKINNKGLCTIAKEV; from the coding sequence ATGGCAGTTATAATTACAGATTCTTGTATTGGATGTGAATCATGTATCCCAATTTGCCCCTTCGATGCATTGGGGATTAATGGAGAAGGTAAATTAGTGGCTAGTAAAGAAAAATGTACTGAATGTGGAAAGTGTGTATCGGTGTGTCCAGTTTCTGCGTTAAATATTTCAGGTGTCAACAAGAAAGCCAATGATATCTCGAAGAATGAGACTAAGGAAGGTAGCAAAGCTTCAAAGTCAGAAAAACCTACTGGAGATGTATGGGTCTTTGCAGAACAATTAGAAGGTAAGCTATCTTCTGTTACTCTTGAACTTATTGGTGCTGCAAGAAAGCTTGCTTCAAAATTAGAGGTAAAGGTATGTACAGTTTTATTAGGTGATAAAGTTGAATCTATAATACCTGAGCTTTTTGGATATGGTGCAGATACCATATATGTTATAGATGATGAAGTATTTCATTTTTATAGAGCAGAGACTTATAATAGAGCTTTCTGCTATTTAATAAATAAGTATAAACCAGAAATATTATTAATGGGAGCAACAACTACGGGAAGAGATTTAGCTGGTGCCGTTGCAACTGCATTGAAAACTGGACTTACAGCAGACTGTACCGGACTAGATATTGACTTAGAAAAAAGAGTATTGCTTGCTAGCCGTCCAGCCTTTGGAGGAAATATAATGGCAACAATAGTATGTGAGAAACACCGTCCTCAAATGGCTACTGTGCGTCCAAGAGTTATGATGATGCCAGAACCTGAAGTAAATAAAACAGGCGCTATAATTAGAGAGAATTTTAAAATTGAAGAAAAATGTCTTAAGACTTGGGTACTTGAGATTATTAAGGAACAGGCAGAAAATGCAAAACTTGAAGATGCTAAAATTATAGTTTGTGGTGGACGTGGTGTGCAGAATCAGGAAGGATTTAAGTTGCTAGAGGAGTTAGCAAAGGTTGTTGGAGGTGTAGTTGCAGGAAGTCGCGGCGCTGTTGAGAAAGGTTTAGTAGATCATAAACGTCAAGTTGGTCAGACAGGACAAACAGTATCCCCAAAACTATACTTTGCTATAGGAATTTCTGGTGCAATACAGCATACCGTTGGAATGCAAGGAGCTGAAACAATAGTTTGTATAAATACAGATTCTGAATGTGAAATGATGAAGTTGGCTACTTATGGAATAGAGGGAGATGTTTTTGAAGTATTACCTAAATTAATTAGTAGTTTTAAAGAAGAAATTACAGAAGTTTCGAAGATAAATAATAAAGGTTTGTGTACGATTGCGAAGGAGGTTTAA
- a CDS encoding helix-turn-helix domain-containing protein, with the protein MKEINIAKTLVAKRKEKAITQDKLAEYIGVSKASVSKWETGQSYPDITFLPQLAAYFNISIDELIGYEPQMTKDDIKKLYNKLASEFSSKPFEEVLDKCHEIIKKYYSCFPLLVQMAVLLTNHYMLAKGKEAQESVLHEVIDLCQRIRTEEDDVYVTNEANSLEAACSLMLQHPEEVQELLNGTMKPKPSDEVLLASAYQMTGNIQKAKEVLQIGIYHHLINMMDILPSYFILNQDTPKQFENILQRTISTAELFNLNKLHPGVMLKIYLTAAQCYAMQNNQDKAIDMIKKYADICTSESLSFKLHGDEFFDSIDNWFAEFDLGNQAPRDEKVIKKIILQAITENPAFAAFKDQPKFKSSLEAIKSKLGNL; encoded by the coding sequence GTTGCAAAGCGTAAGGAAAAAGCCATTACTCAAGATAAATTGGCTGAATATATAGGTGTATCCAAAGCGTCAGTTTCTAAATGGGAAACAGGTCAAAGTTACCCTGATATTACTTTTCTTCCACAGCTTGCAGCATATTTTAATATCAGTATAGATGAGCTTATAGGATATGAGCCGCAGATGACAAAGGATGATATAAAAAAACTCTATAATAAATTAGCTAGTGAATTTAGCAGCAAACCTTTTGAAGAGGTTCTAGATAAGTGTCATGAGATTATAAAAAAATACTATTCTTGTTTTCCTCTTTTAGTGCAGATGGCTGTACTTCTTACGAACCATTATATGCTGGCAAAGGGCAAGGAAGCACAGGAGTCCGTTCTTCATGAAGTAATTGATTTATGCCAGAGGATTAGAACAGAAGAGGATGATGTGTATGTAACAAATGAGGCAAACTCACTTGAAGCTGCCTGCTCTCTCATGCTACAGCATCCAGAAGAAGTTCAGGAATTACTGAATGGAACAATGAAACCTAAACCATCAGATGAAGTACTACTGGCAAGTGCATATCAGATGACAGGAAATATACAAAAGGCAAAAGAAGTTTTACAGATTGGTATATATCATCATTTAATTAACATGATGGATATATTGCCAAGTTATTTTATATTGAATCAGGATACTCCAAAGCAGTTTGAAAATATACTCCAGCGCACAATCTCCACAGCCGAGCTTTTCAATTTAAACAAACTTCATCCCGGAGTTATGCTAAAGATATATTTAACAGCAGCACAGTGCTATGCAATGCAAAATAATCAGGATAAAGCAATTGATATGATAAAAAAATATGCAGATATATGCACATCAGAGTCACTCTCATTTAAACTACACGGCGATGAGTTCTTTGACAGTATTGATAATTGGTTTGCAGAATTTGATTTAGGTAACCAGGCACCGAGAGATGAAAAGGTCATTAAAAAAATCATACTCCAAGCAATAACAGAAAATCCCGCATTTGCAGCATTTAAGGATCAGCCCAAATTTAAGAGTAGCCTTGAAGCAATAAAATCAAAATTAGGAAACCTATAA
- a CDS encoding polysaccharide deacetylase family protein: MKRFSIFNYNAFMLTLLLVCLNCSSITYANKLNITNNKFKDETVQELPKEVFLTFDDGPSVNNTQKILKILNDNNIKATFFVVGIKAEENPTALKELSNSGMCIGVHTYSHNYKKIYKNLDAYANDYEMCRNIIKKITSKDPVNYTRLPGGSTNLIISKTNLSLIKKALNNKGIKYVDWNVCSGDADSHEVPVGKIKRNVENQCKNKKIAVILMHDTYYKHFTVESLPEIIKYLKDQGFNFRTFENLTEAEEKELMKLEIINKK, encoded by the coding sequence ATGAAAAGATTTTCTATTTTCAACTATAACGCTTTTATGCTTACATTATTACTTGTATGTTTGAATTGTAGCAGTATTACATATGCGAATAAATTAAATATAACTAATAACAAATTTAAAGATGAAACCGTTCAAGAATTGCCTAAAGAAGTATTTTTGACTTTTGATGATGGTCCATCTGTAAATAACACACAAAAAATATTAAAGATATTAAATGATAACAATATAAAAGCTACTTTTTTTGTAGTTGGAATAAAAGCAGAAGAAAATCCTACAGCACTTAAAGAATTAAGTAATAGTGGCATGTGCATAGGAGTTCATACCTATTCTCATAATTATAAAAAAATATATAAAAATTTAGATGCTTATGCTAATGACTATGAAATGTGTAGAAATATAATAAAAAAAATAACAAGTAAAGATCCCGTAAACTATACCCGATTACCAGGTGGTTCGACTAACCTAATAATTAGTAAAACAAACTTATCCTTAATAAAAAAAGCCTTAAATAATAAAGGAATAAAATATGTAGATTGGAATGTTTGTTCAGGTGATGCAGATAGTCATGAAGTACCTGTTGGGAAAATAAAAAGAAACGTTGAAAATCAATGTAAAAATAAAAAAATTGCAGTAATACTTATGCATGATACTTACTACAAACATTTTACAGTAGAATCACTACCTGAAATAATAAAATACTTAAAAGACCAAGGGTTTAATTTTAGAACGTTTGAAAATTTAACGGAAGCAGAGGAAAAAGAACTGATGAAACTTGAAATAATAAATAAGAAGTAA
- a CDS encoding flavoprotein — translation MLSGKIITLGITACSPANQSLTLIKELKKRGAQVHVIMTTNAANFVTPLMVQREAGTPIQIEQFELPKAYDMNHQSLSFKSDLMLVAPISANTVGKAANGIADNLLTTNLLSTSAPIIFATHINPKMYSKPSVQRNVKTLKEDGVIFVENKEAKFPSLFPSIEAIIKTVEEVIG, via the coding sequence ATGTTATCAGGAAAAATAATAACTTTAGGGATCACAGCATGCAGCCCAGCAAACCAGTCGCTTACGTTAATTAAGGAATTGAAAAAGCGTGGAGCACAGGTGCATGTAATTATGACGACAAATGCAGCCAATTTTGTTACACCGCTTATGGTACAGAGAGAGGCAGGAACACCTATCCAGATTGAGCAATTTGAACTTCCAAAGGCTTATGATATGAATCATCAGTCGCTGTCATTTAAATCTGACTTAATGCTTGTTGCACCAATTTCTGCCAATACTGTTGGAAAAGCAGCAAATGGAATAGCAGATAATCTTCTTACTACAAATCTATTGTCAACAAGTGCACCTATTATTTTTGCAACTCATATTAATCCTAAAATGTACAGCAAACCAAGTGTACAAAGAAATGTGAAAACACTTAAAGAAGATGGGGTAATATTTGTTGAAAATAAAGAGGCAAAATTTCCAAGTCTATTTCCAAGCATAGAGGCTATTATTAAAACAGTTGAAGAAGTAATTGGTTAA